The Setaria viridis chromosome 9, Setaria_viridis_v4.0, whole genome shotgun sequence sequence ACATGGGGGGACAATCCAAGAACAAAGTGCCACATACATCTCTCATGGCAGCAAAGGGCAACTGGGCAAGAGGTACTACTTCTACAGTGCAAATCTTGGAGCCATGCTTATCGACCGGGGAGCAATGATTAGGGGTCATCATGTGATAACCTCTGTTTGATGGGCAACCATGTCTGTGATCTTGGAGGGATTCTTATCAAGAATCGTCCGATCCGGAACTGGTGGAGAGATCTAGTGTGTAAATTGATATATAAGGAATACGTTCGGAACGGTATGGGCCGCATTGCTAGATGTGGGGTTTCTTGGAATAATCATGCTATATTGGAGCGAGCATGCCTTAAGAGGATGCAGGTTGACCTTCAATCTTGAATGAAATCTTGCTAAATGTCCACCAAGAATTGTGTCTGGGGAACAATCTCTTATCTTGATGGTGGAGACATGAGATTAGCTCATTACCAACTAGGGCTTAAATCATGGTCCTATGATTTAGACACACGCCAATGCTGTCATCATTTATCTGTACTAACATAGATGCTCCACGTGGTTATCAACTATTCAGTAATAAACAATTTAATATTTCGAGGCAAAAATTTTAACAGAGCATATACAAATCCATATGATCAATAATTTGCACACACCTATATCGGGCACCACGAATAAATTAAGTTCAGTGGCTTTGATCTCAATAACAACCATCACTTCAACAAATTAAGATCTAAAGCCTATTAAATTCAATTTTTGTTGTCTTTCAGGTAAAGACACACAAACTGTCGTAACGGTCTTCCAATAAGGAAAATAAGTTAAAGGTCTCGGGACTACGAGCCTTACAAATTAAATTAGACCATAATTTAACGGGGCAAAACAATTTGGAGTAGCAGAAGCCACTAAAGAATGATACTTCTGAATAATGTGATTTTGGAATGAGTTGTGTCGGCATTTAGCATGCTTATGCTCGTGTATCCTCAGGGGAAAGGCGTCTCCACGTGTGCACGTGGCACATATTCTATCTACACCGTCCATCCCAGTTACATGATATGCCATCCAACCGTTGATTCCTCACCTACCTAGGATTCTCTCACCTACGTACATCCCTTGATTTGAAAATGAATGGCCATGATAGATCATGCGGTCACAATGGCATGTGAAAAATCCATGTTCGTTTCCTCAGCCCGACTTTGAATCCGCCATCTCTTTGCTGTTTAGCTGCACTCCAGCCAATCTGTGGATTTTTACTCCAGCTTAACAAGTGAACATATTGCATTGTGATTTGTAAGAAAAAAGGACAGAGGTCAATCCCCTGATGAATGGCAAGTGGTCCGTAAGCACAAGAGGCTAAAAGGAGAGAGATCTGGGATCACAATGTCCAGGGTCCAGGCTAACACGAGACGTCCACGCAAGAAAATGAATATAGAGTACCTTTTCTGTTTCTCTTTCCAACTCACCAACAATTGTTATCCATCCCGGTTGGATGGACCTGGGTGTTTGCGGGTATACTAACTTGTCTTGTAACAGACTAACAGGCATATAAAAGAACTCATGCTCTCGTGctttatagtatagatagatATGGAGTGATATATGTGCGTACGGGTCAtgcttaaatttttttaaaaaagtagcCATAGTTTTTCCAAATGCATGCCATTTTCTTTTCACTTACAACAACTTATATAGTtagagctttgttacaatgggtttaaagtaccagtggtacttgcaggtactttcctttcttattttgctcaaaaaaattaaatagatttacacataattaaaagggcgtcatagtaatttctcactatttttggtacttggtcctatcaaattggtacttctctttagaTACTTTacggtactttccttgtttccACCGTTCGATTTCTCGGGAGGgacatctctctttttttcaatCACTCTAAAATCTATCATATAATTAAGGGCAGGGTTAACTTTGGCATTCAATTCTTTAAAACATCATGGTGGTAAAAACTGTTAGCGGTTACAGTACGAGTTTTCTTTATGCGTGACCTATTTAGTTTTCTCTTTCAAAATAAACAGACTATACATAAGTAAGCGCATAAAAATTCTTATGGAATTAAAGACACCTTGGAGGTTTTAACACCCTCTTTCTGATAGCTTTTAAACATGGTTAAGAAATCCTTAATAAATAAACCTCATACATCTTTAGTGGTTGCATCTAAACATAAATGTACTATATCCAGTTTTTAGCTCGACTGTATACATAATTGTTGGAGCCAGTGCAGCAAAAAAAtgtaaaacaaaaagaaactaTACCGGTTATTACTTTGATTTTTGGGCAGATATTAGCAGGTCTTGGTCTACTTACTATTCCTCTCagattttttttgagaaattttagaatggttCGAAAAAAATGAAAGCTGTTAGTACcaaaaaaataagaagagaTAGAATGGCGCCGTGGTGGGTGGAACCTATATTTGCAGGCACATTATCTCAATGAAGTGAGCCCAAATAATGGCTCCGACTATGACATTGATCATCATTACTTATGAACAGAAACTAATTTGGCATGTGGTCGAAATTTGCTTACGAGGAGGATGACAACTTACAAATGCTCGAGCTAGTAATTAAATATTATTACCCTTTTGGTTTCGAAATGTTTGAGGTAAAGTtccttgaaaaaaatatatctgAGGTAGTGATAGCTCATCATGATTATTTGGCCCAAGTACTAGTTAGTCCTAATAAAGAATTTCGGACTTATTAAATCATTCTTGGCGGTAATAAGTTTTCCCCTCCACACACGAGCCAAACGACAACTAAAAACGAGCAAAAGACACACTACACCTCCAACACGTTTGCCTCCAAATTACAACATGTCATACGTTTGACATGAGAACCCCTTACACTCTAcgttatactccctccgtttcaaagtatagatcgttttagttttttattcataaatattattatacatatagatatagtgtacgtctaggtacataataatatctatgaacttagaaaagtcaaaaccatctataatttagaacagATGAAGTACCATCTTATCGATCTTTTGTCTAATTTCTATTATCCCCTCGCACCTCGCTTAACTCCTTTCGTGCATCTCATGGTATAGACAGCTGAGTGCATCTCGTGATCTTGGTCATTATAAAATTTCGAAAAAACTTAAGTAGTCCCTAGTACTccccatattttttttataaacatCTAAGTACTCCCGATGCCAGTCCCAAATTAAGCGTTGCGTTGTAGATGTGCGGATCGTGTTTTAAGCAAACGCAGATCAGTTCGCGTGTTGTGACCAACCTAGACAGCTGAGTGCACAAATAACACAGGCGCCGCACAACTTTAGAGGAGTTGACCCAGCCTAGCAACCTACGCTGTCCATTCATGTCTCTCTGAACTCGACCGTCTCAAGTTGGAGCACACCACTGACTCCTCTACCCGTCTCGTGCAGCTGCCGCGCCGCTCAGCTCAGGCAGCCTGCGCGCGTCGGCGCCGGTCAAATCAGCGGGCCGCCGCCTGCGAGCCGCAACGGCCGTCTCCTGCCGCCCTGCAacgccgctgcgccgccgccggcgtcaggACTCTGCCGCCGTGCCGCGGCAATCCGGCAAgggctttttttttctagcacaGTCCGGCAAAGGCTGACACGCGCCACCTTTGCGTTCTCCAAAAGCGTCAGGGGCTCAGGAGGGCCCAGCAACAGCCTGGCAgccagaagcagcagcagcgagcgaCGCAGAATCTTGGCCTGCTAGGGTTACGATGTGGGCTATAGAAGAATTCTCGGCCCAATCTCTAGATGGGCTTCTCGCGACCTGCCGGCGCCGGCCCAACCCATCGACAAAAcaggacgagccgccgacgcgGATAGGAAATCTCtcggaggaagaagacggcAGCAGAAGGGACGAAACTCCGAAGCGGCCGGTCGCCGCTCCCCCGAGTCCGCGACCGCGACCCGCGAGGAGGGCGAGCCCGCCGAGGCGGAAGGTGCCTCGAGATCTCCTCCCCGCGGCTCGCGggtcagaagcagcagcaagtcGCATTTCTAAATTCATCGTCGTTTCGTCCCCACCCCATCCCTGCCATCTGCCTTCCAAAATCCGcacaccccctcctccccccgcgCGCCCAGTTAAACCCGTCCGCGGCCGCGAGTTTGACTCGTGATCGCGTCCAGATCCGGCTTCCTCCCCCTCCGACGACTCCCGCGCACAAAACAATTccgagcgaggcggagacccCCGTGATAAATCACCGCGCACCACCCGTGGCTTCCCACCACACCACCGAATTATCCGCAGTGCGGGGCCGGAGGAAGCTTCTGAAggtgagagtttttttttttcctcttctgcTTTCCCGGGGTTTTCCGGCCCCGTTTCTGCTTCAGGGCGGGGTAGGCATCACAAGAATTCGATCTTTGGGCGTCGCCCTCGGCGCTTGATGCCCACTTGGGAGGTTTCTTGCGACGCCTCCCTCCTTGGGTGTTAAATGGGTAGATGGGGTGCCAATGAATAAAATGTCTTGCGGAGGCTGCGCACGAAACTGCCACTGTGCGAAGCGGTCGTCGTTGGTCCTGACGGGATGCTCTCACCTAACATTTGATTGATtgatgtttttattttcttctgtcCATGGCGGCGTTTAGTTCGTGCAGTGACTTCTTGCGCTAGCATACGACGCATGCTTCGGCGACTATAACTAATTccattatttttcatgtttctTTAAAACAGAATCAGAAACTCTTCATGTGACTGATCGGTTGGTTGCGCCGGCTTGTGAGGCTCCAGCAGCAAGTTCAGGGAGCACTTCGTGTGCTTGCAGCCACTTGTAGATTCCTCATCAAGGTGCTGGTGCTATCACGTTGTGGTAGTTGAGAAGGATCTGTCTAACTTCCACAGCTGCGAGGAAAGCTTGCTGAGGTATGCTGTACTTGTTTTCTTTATTATCACAAACTAGCACATCCCATTATTAGGACCTCGTCTAAGTTGTCCTCCTTGACTTGGACCAAGTGCTTAGGTGGTACAATACGTGCTGTTGATATTTCTACATGTCCTGTCATGCTAGCAACCTAACATGCTTGCGACGTGCCCCAAGCCTGTTTGACTTCCATGGCTGTCATGGACAAACGCATTATGCCCCCCACGAGCTTATTTGATTGTGCTAGCTGCTAGGTGGTTGTTGCATACTGGTCTTCCCTCTTCTCTTGCCACCTCGGGCTGCCTCAACTGGCTTAAAAAGATACATGCTTCATACCTAGATCATTTGGAGTTGGAGTTGAATTTTGGTTATAAGCCATGGCAAATTCCCGGGCTGGACGTTACAAGGTATTTGTTGACCTTTGCTTGGATTCTTTACTTCTTTATCTGGCATACTTTGGTCGTGTTTTGATGCTGTTATGAAGTGTTTCTGATCCTGCTGCCTCATCTTTTGCCTTTGATTTTGTTGTGCGACTTCTTTTAAGTACTTGTTATCTGCCTTTTGCTTTTGCCTTTTGGTGTCTGCTTcatcttgttttgtttttgtttgacCTTCCTGTATCTTTACCTTGCTTGCTGGTTCTGTATCACAAATATGATTTGGGTAACATGTTTGCCacagaagaaaaataggatgGCCTGACACATAAAGCAGACTTTTACTTTCTCTCTGTGAAATTTTTCAATATTCAGTATTTATCAGCATCAGTTGATAAAAACTATTTCTTTTGTTCAGTAAATTAGCATTTACAGCTATAACCTTCTTGATGTGCCttagatttgttttttttatttggcaTATATGTGTTGGAAGTTGATCCTTGAAAGTCCTTCCATACCAATCCTAGCTGGGAGTGCAGGAAAATGTGGTTTGATCTTTAACATGTGATGTTGATGATCTCTTTATCACACAAGTTACTGAATAGTGCAACTAAATCTGGTAAACACAAATATACTTGTGCGCAGTGTTGTTAGTCCCAATTGTTactgtatgaaacttgattGGAAGGTGCTGATCTCTGGGGGTAGGGCCAAATTTGTGGAGTTATGAGATGTCAAGGCTTTGtataggtgcatagtttttagGTATTGTTCTGGATTGTCAATTGCTACATTAGTATAATGTCAGATTTCCATAGATTTTGTTTTAAGATCAAATCGGTATCCATCAAATGTGAAAATATAGGCATCATCATTGCAATATAGGAATGACAAGGTTGATTAATTACCTGGGTTTGCAAACAGTTTAATTTTAAGGGTGAAGCTGATTTTAAAGGTGTGGAAACCTATTTAGAGGACAGGAATTTCTGACCCTTTCTTTTCAATCTTGTTCTTTTATGGTGTGAAACCAACATATAGTGATTGCTTTATCTTATGATACAATTGCGTATCCTAATGCAATGTAACATGTGAGAGAGTTCACTGGCCAGTATGCATGCATATCACTATCATGGTTTTTAAATGCTGTTGACCTAGCCATTCCCTTTGCCATGGTTGCAGCTTTGTGATCTAGAAGGAGTTAACTCCTACATACTCAAGCAATGTGATGAAAAAATTTCTCTTGTGTAGCATTCGAAATCAAATGCAGTAGAAGAATTCAGTGTGTCATAACTAGTGAACTGGGAGTTGTACTTGTAATGGTCAATAGtagtttctttttcttgtatCATGTAGTAGGATACAAACTGATGATGCGGCGTGGAAACTGAACTGTGCCCTCTTATGCTTTTGCACTTCACCAAATTCTTCTAAGATGGTTGCATACTTTCTTTACATTAAGGAAACCTAACCTATGCTTAAGATCTTAACTATCTGATGCATTAACTTCAGTGTCCTCATGCATTTCTTTGAAACTTTAGTAATTGTAGTAGTTTGCATGTTGCAGATGTCTAATCTCTCAGACCCCTCCAAAGAAGATGCTTCATCAGAGGGTTCAGGTACTATCCAGAAAAATGGAGCCTGGAGTAACGCATTGAACACTCTTCTGCAGCAAGCCTCAGTCTATGGTGTTGCTGCTGGGTATTGTCTATCAGCATCTCTGCTTTCCATCATCAACAAATGGGCAGTCATGAAATTTCCGTATCCTGGAGCCCTGACAGCTCTGCAGTACTTCACTAGTGTTGCTGGAGTTCTCCTCTGTGGACAGCTAAAGCTCATTGAGCATGATGGCCTCAATTTGAGGACTATGTGGAAGTTTTTACCTGCTGCTGTGATGTTCTATATCTCCATCTTCACAAACAGTGAACTCCTGCTGCATGCCAACGTGGACACTTTCATTGTGTTCCGCTCTGCTGTGCCAATATTTGTTGCCATCGGAGAGACGCTGTATCTTCACCAGCCATGGCCATCGCTGAAGACATGGCTTTCACTTTCCACTATACTTGGTGGAAGTGTGATCTATGTTTTCACAGACAATCAATTCACTGTGACTGCTTACACCTGGGCGGTGGCCTACCTAGTAAGCATGTCCATTGATTTTGTGTACATCAAGCACGTTGTCATGACCATTGGGCTGAACACATGGGGCCTTGTGCTATACAACAACCTTGAAGCTTTGATGCTGTTCCCCCTTGAGCTCCTTATAATGGGAGAGTTTGATCAGATGAAGGTTGACAGCTCCAAAGTGTCAAATTGGCTTTCATTTGATGTGGTCCTCCCTGTTGCTCTCTCATGCCTATTTGGGCTGTCGATATCCTTCTTTGGGTTCTCTTGCAGACGGGCTATCTCTGCTACTGGGTTCACAGTATTGGGCATAGTGAACAAACTCCTGACCGTGGTGATTAATCTGCTTATCTGGGACAAGCATGCCTCCTTTGTGGGTACCATTGGGCTCCTTATATGCATGTCAGGTGGTGTACTCTACCAGCAATCCACCACAAAACCAAAAGCACCAAAGGTTGAGCCAAAGGAAGAGAATGATGAGGAGCAGCAGAAATTGCTGCAGATGCAGGGAGTGCAAGAGAGCAGTTCAACTCAAAAGTAAAGTTCTTCATAAACCTTAAAAGAAGTTCACCATTGATGCGGTACCTCCTTTGCAACAGCCTCGCCTGAACACTTGGGCACTGGTTGATGCTTGGAAACAAACACATGGGTGGATCATGGATGGTAGTCCTGGACTAGGTGTTGCAAAATCTCGAAAAGTTTTAGATATTAGATGCCATGGAGGGGACCTAGCTAAGAATCATCATGCAATTCTTTGTTACTGCATTACCGTTTTCATTTGTTACACAAGATTTTTATGGTAGTAGGGTACGATGGACTTGTCAAATGTACCTACCTACCTGCACTGAATACGTCGTAAATGAAAGCATCTATCTCATCAAGTCTGTGCTTATTTATTTCTCTGCTGAAGTTTGCCAATTTATTCTGTAATGGTGATGGAACCATCCGTTTCCCTCTTATGCTGAAAGAAAATCTTTCATGTGCCCAGTGCATGAACTGTATCATACTAGAAGTCTGAAGCAGATGCTATTCAAGTGAACTTCGCATGCCGAAAGTCTGAAAGCGATGCAGTTCAAGTAGCTTTGCTTGGTCACTGGCGCAATGCATTCAAAGAGCATCAACTACGACATTAAAATGAGtctagtttgttttttttcaagtGTATTAGTTGGTTGCGTGAAATATTTAATGCAGTCAAAGTACTAGGATTTATAGTTGTAGTCAAGGAAATATAATGACATCTAATAAGGTACAGAGGAAATATCTCTGCGTCAAGGAATATTCAGGTTGTTTATCTTTGCACATATGGTGTTGATAGCTTCTGGTCATCGGGAAAATACGacttccttgcatccttttaaTTTTCTCTTTTGAAGGGACCAACTCCTTGGTAtcttgtaagttttttttttaaaaaggtaTCTGGCCATTTCTTTGTTGTGTCGCATCAGGGGGAATTCAGAGTCAGTACGCTTTTGTCTgatgatgaaggaagaagaaatgaaTAATACTGCGTTGTTTCCCTTTTTTCtgccaaaaaaaagagaaaaaaagataaaacacATCTTGTTTGCCCTTTATTCCTTCCGGACGGGCGAAAGGAAATCCTCGCCGTCCGATCCATTCGTCGCGGCCCAGATTCCATCATCATGCTGTTTCCAGTTTCCACCCGTCATTCATTCCGTTCTACCAAAATCTAAACCCAAAGCCGGTCTCTCTCGCACGGACGCACGCACCCGTCCTTGCTCCCTCCCCCCGACCTTCCTCCTCGCCCAATGGCGCACCGCGAAACCAAAATCTCGCAATCCGAACCAACCCCAGCGAtatagcgccgccgccgctcgatcCCGCCTCGCCGTGCCGGCGCCCCTGGAGGATCCCAGCCCGTCGCGAGCCGCGTGGGGTTCCGCTCCAATCCGAATCCGAACCTCCCGCAGGACGCCGCGGGTCTCGTCTCCGGCCTCGTAGGACTGTAGGAGGTAATCGCGGAACACTTGTTCTCCTTGGTAGTTCTTCTTTTCGGTTCTGTTCCTCCGGTTGGTGTGAGCTCCGTCACGTTTGATCTAGGGTTTGTATTTTTTGGGGTGATTTTACTGGGCTAATCGCGTTATCGATTGTCTGCGTGGTTTCATTTGGTTTCGATTACGCACTAACTGTTGACCAGGTCTGATGAGGAATTTGAACTTTGCAGGAGGTCGCCCGAGGGTTGGTTTCCGAGCTAGATATGTACGGGCAGGGAGGGAGCTTTAATCCACACTATCGCcatggcgcgccgccgccccagcaCCAATCTGGGGTAACTGGGTCCTTCCATCAGCAGCCTAtcccaccaccgccagcaccgtaCCCACAGCACCCAGGAATGCGGCCTCCGCCTGGCCCGTACCAGCACGGCGTGCCGCCACCTCAGAACCAGCCATACCCTTTTGCCCAGCAGCAGAGAGGTTATGCTCCGATGCCGCTGCCGCCACAGCAGAGAGGCTATGCACCGATGCCAATGCCAGGGCCGCCGCCACAACAACAAGCTACCTATCAGGCCCCTCCACAGTATCCCATGCCAGGGtccctccctccaccgccgcctcggccaCCCAGCTTTGCTCCAGAGAATGCACTGCCTCCATCtggcccaccaccacctcctccaccaccacccccatctcctccgcctccattgCTGTCTGCACCTCCCGCTCCTGTAGTTGCACAATCATGGGGTACAGAGGCAGGAGGAAAAGAAGAatgtggtgatggtggtggtggtggtgatgccAAAACTCTGAAAGCAGCTACTCAGCTAATTGTGTCTGATGACTCAGACATGGATATGGATGGTTAGTGCTCCATTTCCCCTCCTCCATCTCTGTTCAGTGACACTTACTCCGTTTGAAACTCACTTTACTCTTGTTGCTGCATTTTGTGTTACAGCAATAAAAGATCATAGTTTATATTGTTGAAAAAAACATCTCTGTGCATGAACATCTTACCTGATTTTGGAATTCCAGATTAATTTTCACATTGGTTTGTCTCTAGAGATTTACTTTTATCACGAAAAATTTTAGGGGATGAGGACTCTCCATCAAGGCAACCTCTTACCCCAGATAATTCTTCCCTTGTGACTGCTGAATGTACTGGAGATGTTAATGTGTCAAAGTCTGTCAGTGATGTTTCAAGCCTGGGCAAGCATTTGCCACCTGGCAGTGGTGAAAATGCTAAAACTGCACATGTAACTGTGGATGGTGGGAGCCCATTCAAACTAATACAAGGTTATGCCTCCGATGACAGTGCAAATGAGGTTGCTGCTGGTCCTGATGGTGCCAGCACCCTCGTTGTATTACCTGAAGATAACAAGCTCAATCATCCAATTGATAGAAATACTGAAATTGGTTATGACAAACATCCTAATGCAAAAAGAAATGTGAATTCCCCTCCTGGCACCGAGGAACATGTTGAGGCTGGAAAGTATCATCTCAAGGATGAAAGAAATCCAGTGAAGCATGGCACAGATGTGCTCGGGCATCTAGCCAAAGAAGATTTAAGTGACAGTGAATTTAATGGAGGGCAAATGAGTAAAAGGCATGAGAGGAGACAAAAGAAACGAACCTGGAGCCAGTCGCCTCAGGATAGAAGTCGTAGTCCACTGGGGTCAAACAAGGACAGTCCATCCCAAAGGTACGGCACCTTGTACCTTGCCATGAACTTCAAATAGATGCATCAATTCATCTGCACTGCACTTCTGTTTCTTAGATTTTTTTATGACATTCAATTGCTGCTTTGGAAGTCTGACTACATTTAATTTCTTTCAGTTCCTCACCTGGAAAGCAAAGCAGGCCACCATTTGCTAAGCGGATTCATCCTTCTGTAGAAGGTAATTCAGGAGATAGAATTGCTCAGCAAAAGGGCCTGGTGCTGACAGAGAAATTTGATAGTTCTTCAAATGATTTAATTGGCAAAGTGGGAGATAAGGGCGCACCTGATGGTGCCCTTGGATACAATTGTCATGGTGACAATTTAATTTCTGAGCCTTCACAACCAGTGGCTGAAATCCCTGTGGGCCAATCTGCTGGAAGTGCCCCGTTTGCATCAGTACAGACTACCAAGAACTCCGTGGCATGTGATCATCTCCAGCCTCATCCTCAGAGTTTGTACCCTCCTGAACACATGCCATCCTCGAATATGGTTCGGCTACCAGGACAGTCATTATTTGCAACTTCAGAATTCCCTCAAACGCAGTTCCAGCATAATGTTATTGCACCAGCCAATGAATTCATGCAGAACCAGATGAGAAGCTATCCTCCACCAGATCCGTCTCATCCTAGACCATTGGATTTCCATCATCATACGCGCCCGCCAGCAGTTCCTTCTCACCAGCAGCCTTCTGCCATTTCTGTTGAAAATGCTCCAGTACCTCCTCCAGACAGATGGTCTGAGTATTCTGGTGGTGTAGGTCTATCTTATTCATCTCATCATCCGCCATATGGTCAGCACCAGCCTCCAGGGAATCTGGATTCAGGAACTAACTTGGTTTATCCTTCTTTCCAGAGatttccatcaaatctacctGGAAGTAGCGATCTTGGTCCTTTATCTGATGTTGGTTTGCCTAAATCATCTATCAAACCCCACTACAACCCATTTGCATCTACCTTTGAACAAACAGATCCAAGTCTAGATATTGGTCCTGTTGTAAGCCCAAATGCAGTTGACTCTATTTCCACAAAAGCAGAACACATGAATGCCCTGTCTCCTTTTGGTCAATCATTTCCTGAATCCAGAACACATGCCCACGAAAGTTCTGCAGAAGCTGTGCCCAATAAACAAAAGCCACTCCGTCAGGACTTTGCTTCCGGTGCTCCATATGATCCATTGCTTGACAGTATTGAACCATCAAGCAGTTCAATCAACAAGGTAGATCCTAGTAAAGAGAAAAACCGGAGTGCTGATAGTCGTGATGTGTCAAAACTTATGAATATAGAAGTGGACAGTGAAAATATGTACGGATTGGGGGTTGTTGCTGAGTCAGAAGTTGAGGGACTTGGAGAGGTGGCAGCAGATACCGAAGCAGGTGTGGTGGAAAATGCAAGTCCTGAATTCCTGGGTGCTAAAGACTGGAACTCAGATATTCCTGGTGATATTGACAATGACCAAACATTGCACAAAAATAAGAAGGGTAAGGATTCCCGATCAATGAAGCTTTTTAAGGTTGCTATTGCAGATTTTGTTAAGGAAGTTCTTAAGCCATCGTGGAGGCAGGGAAACATGAGCAAAGAGGCTTTCAAAACTATTGTCAGGAAAACAGTTGATAAGGTTTCTAATTCAGTCCCTAGCAGTCATATTCCAAAAACACCTGCCAAGATTAAACATTATGTGCAATCCTCTCAAAGGAAGGTGACAAAATTAGTAATGGTATGTGTATTATCACCTGTCTAGAATATTTGTTATTGTGCATATATTCTGTTCATATGCTTGTAGCATTCTGTGACAATATATGTTATGCAATAGTCTTGTTCATGGCATATGATTTGTTTAGCAAGTAGCAACTGAACATTGTAGAGAAGTGAAAATTATGCCATGCCCTTGATACTGAGAAACACAAGTTGCACTTTAGTTGGTTGCTTTTGAGCCCTAAATTCTGATGTCCTGAAGCATGTTATGTTGTCATCCAGCCATTTGGTAATTATTTATTTGAGTTTGCCAACgtatctttatattttttttacgtGAAAGCTCCATTCTGATAATATCACTGAATTGAGCACATCTTGTCTGGTCATCATCTGGCCATTATTTATTTTACTTCAGATTTCCTATGCAGGGGTATGGGCACCTATTAGTGAATTTGTCATGTTGCAATATTTGAAAATTATGCCAAAAAGATCATGCATGTAGTAACATAAAGTTAAGTATATCTGCAAGAAGTCAAATTCTTTCTAGACGCCAAGAAACAAAATAGGCAAGCAGTCAATCTGGCACCATTCATCATGTGCTGGCACTGAGAGTAGTA is a genomic window containing:
- the LOC117838289 gene encoding uncharacterized protein, giving the protein MYGQGGSFNPHYRHGAPPPQHQSGVTGSFHQQPIPPPPAPYPQHPGMRPPPGPYQHGVPPPQNQPYPFAQQQRGYAPMPLPPQQRGYAPMPMPGPPPQQQATYQAPPQYPMPGSLPPPPPRPPSFAPENALPPSGPPPPPPPPPPSPPPPLLSAPPAPVVAQSWGTEAGGKEECGDGGGGGDAKTLKAATQLIVSDDSDMDMDGDEDSPSRQPLTPDNSSLVTAECTGDVNVSKSVSDVSSLGKHLPPGSGENAKTAHVTVDGGSPFKLIQGYASDDSANEVAAGPDGASTLVVLPEDNKLNHPIDRNTEIGYDKHPNAKRNVNSPPGTEEHVEAGKYHLKDERNPVKHGTDVLGHLAKEDLSDSEFNGGQMSKRHERRQKKRTWSQSPQDRSRSPLGSNKDSPSQSSSPGKQSRPPFAKRIHPSVEGNSGDRIAQQKGLVLTEKFDSSSNDLIGKVGDKGAPDGALGYNCHGDNLISEPSQPVAEIPVGQSAGSAPFASVQTTKNSVACDHLQPHPQSLYPPEHMPSSNMVRLPGQSLFATSEFPQTQFQHNVIAPANEFMQNQMRSYPPPDPSHPRPLDFHHHTRPPAVPSHQQPSAISVENAPVPPPDRWSEYSGGVGLSYSSHHPPYGQHQPPGNLDSGTNLVYPSFQRFPSNLPGSSDLGPLSDVGLPKSSIKPHYNPFASTFEQTDPSLDIGPVVSPNAVDSISTKAEHMNALSPFGQSFPESRTHAHESSAEAVPNKQKPLRQDFASGAPYDPLLDSIEPSSSSINKVDPSKEKNRSADSRDVSKLMNIEVDSENMYGLGVVAESEVEGLGEVAADTEAGVVENASPEFLGAKDWNSDIPGDIDNDQTLHKNKKGKDSRSMKLFKVAIADFVKEVLKPSWRQGNMSKEAFKTIVRKTVDKVSNSVPSSHIPKTPAKIKHYVQSSQRKVTKLVMGYVDKYAKL
- the LOC117838291 gene encoding GDP-mannose transporter GONST3 isoform X1; translation: MANSRAGRYKMSNLSDPSKEDASSEGSGTIQKNGAWSNALNTLLQQASVYGVAAGYCLSASLLSIINKWAVMKFPYPGALTALQYFTSVAGVLLCGQLKLIEHDGLNLRTMWKFLPAAVMFYISIFTNSELLLHANVDTFIVFRSAVPIFVAIGETLYLHQPWPSLKTWLSLSTILGGSVIYVFTDNQFTVTAYTWAVAYLVSMSIDFVYIKHVVMTIGLNTWGLVLYNNLEALMLFPLELLIMGEFDQMKVDSSKVSNWLSFDVVLPVALSCLFGLSISFFGFSCRRAISATGFTVLGIVNKLLTVVINLLIWDKHASFVGTIGLLICMSGGVLYQQSTTKPKAPKVEPKEENDEEQQKLLQMQGVQESSSTQK
- the LOC117838291 gene encoding GDP-mannose transporter GONST3 isoform X2; the protein is MSNLSDPSKEDASSEGSGTIQKNGAWSNALNTLLQQASVYGVAAGYCLSASLLSIINKWAVMKFPYPGALTALQYFTSVAGVLLCGQLKLIEHDGLNLRTMWKFLPAAVMFYISIFTNSELLLHANVDTFIVFRSAVPIFVAIGETLYLHQPWPSLKTWLSLSTILGGSVIYVFTDNQFTVTAYTWAVAYLVSMSIDFVYIKHVVMTIGLNTWGLVLYNNLEALMLFPLELLIMGEFDQMKVDSSKVSNWLSFDVVLPVALSCLFGLSISFFGFSCRRAISATGFTVLGIVNKLLTVVINLLIWDKHASFVGTIGLLICMSGGVLYQQSTTKPKAPKVEPKEENDEEQQKLLQMQGVQESSSTQK